In the Rhizorhabdus dicambivorans genome, one interval contains:
- a CDS encoding DUF6927 domain-containing protein produces MGWLTMSRFHMGGHKTAKDYLDAQFTYSREADGTIKGLKVLASSCPQNRTYYAAAQVMIDGVGKEVFAIVCKVMWNPKSKSGEHFGYKDMDESVGPYEDSCPRHILDLLTPTDREHALDWRARCRANLARRSRKIEDGDRIKLAQALTFSDGHVGDEFIVVKRGRRLSFRDPATRCGYAISRFMERDWTILPVTKVHKTIFA; encoded by the coding sequence ATGGGCTGGCTCACCATGTCCCGTTTCCACATGGGCGGACACAAGACCGCCAAGGATTATCTGGACGCGCAATTCACCTATAGCCGCGAGGCGGACGGGACGATCAAGGGACTGAAGGTGCTCGCCTCATCCTGCCCCCAGAATCGCACCTATTATGCTGCGGCTCAGGTGATGATCGACGGCGTCGGCAAGGAGGTTTTCGCGATCGTCTGCAAGGTGATGTGGAATCCCAAAAGCAAGTCCGGCGAGCATTTCGGCTACAAGGATATGGACGAATCTGTCGGCCCCTATGAGGATAGCTGTCCCCGCCACATTCTCGACCTTCTGACCCCGACCGACCGGGAGCACGCCCTCGACTGGCGCGCGCGGTGCCGTGCCAACCTGGCCCGCCGATCGCGCAAGATCGAGGACGGCGACCGGATCAAACTGGCCCAGGCGCTGACCTTCTCCGATGGTCATGTGGGTGACGAATTTATCGTCGTGAAGCGCGGCCGCCGCCTGAGTTTCCGCGATCCCGCGACTCGCTGCGGCTATGCGATCAGCCGGTTCATGGAGCGCGACTGGACGATCCTGCCGGTCACTAAGGTTCACAAGACGATCTTTGCATGA
- a CDS encoding arsenate reductase ArsC, with protein MTDRVFNVLFLCTGNSARSILAESALNKLGEGRFRGYSAGSFPKGAVNPDALRLLERIGYPTEGLHSKSWEEFSVPDAPVMDFVFTVCDDAAGETCPVWPGHPMTAHWGIEDPSHVEGNDIERERAFVTALRYLENRIKLFMALPFDQLDVMALRAHVREIGQGEGASNRRGDAA; from the coding sequence ATGACCGACCGTGTTTTCAATGTCCTGTTCCTCTGCACGGGTAACTCGGCCCGCTCGATCCTCGCCGAGAGCGCACTGAACAAGCTCGGCGAAGGCCGGTTCCGCGGCTATTCCGCAGGCAGCTTCCCCAAGGGCGCGGTCAACCCCGACGCGCTGAGGCTGCTGGAGCGCATCGGTTACCCGACCGAAGGCCTTCACTCGAAGAGCTGGGAAGAGTTCTCCGTGCCGGACGCGCCGGTGATGGATTTCGTGTTCACCGTTTGCGACGATGCGGCGGGCGAGACGTGTCCGGTCTGGCCCGGCCATCCGATGACCGCCCATTGGGGCATCGAAGATCCGAGCCATGTCGAGGGCAACGACATCGAGCGCGAGCGCGCCTTCGTGACAGCGCTGCGCTATCTCGAGAACCGCATCAAGCTGTTCATGGCGCTGCCGTTCGACCAGCTCGACGTGATGGCATTGAGGGCACATGTCCGCGAGATCGGTCAGGGCGAAGGCGCGAGCAACCGGCGCGGGGACGCCGCGTGA
- a CDS encoding thermonuclease family protein codes for MRIAAAIILAGGAALTSPSWSQSFDAKARALDGDTVAVDFRLLGVDAFERGQLCRRASGCWQCGKAAQDFAANALRSKAATIRLVSSSSYGRPVAVVTVDGADLGERLIRAGLATPQASYLRDDPARLRAYNAAFASARRQRAGAFAGDWIEPSRWRHGNRLSCER; via the coding sequence ATCCGGATCGCGGCGGCCATCATCCTCGCGGGCGGAGCCGCTCTCACATCGCCCTCATGGTCTCAGAGTTTCGACGCGAAGGCGCGGGCGCTCGATGGCGATACCGTGGCCGTCGATTTCCGGTTGCTTGGGGTCGACGCATTCGAGCGCGGGCAGCTCTGTCGGCGCGCCTCGGGATGTTGGCAGTGTGGGAAGGCCGCACAGGATTTCGCCGCGAACGCCCTGCGTTCCAAGGCCGCGACGATCCGGCTCGTGTCTTCGTCTTCTTATGGCCGCCCCGTTGCGGTCGTTACAGTCGACGGCGCGGATTTGGGAGAGCGTCTTATCCGCGCGGGTCTCGCGACCCCGCAGGCGAGTTATCTCAGAGACGATCCCGCTCGCCTGCGCGCATATAATGCGGCCTTCGCTTCGGCCAGGAGGCAAAGGGCAGGGGCCTTTGCCGGAGACTGGATCGAACCGTCGCGCTGGCGGCACGGGAACCGCCTGAGCTGCGAGCGCTGA
- a CDS encoding ArdC family protein, producing MSASQRSDVYARVTQAIVDAIEAGTGTWRMPWHHSGADVTRPTNVASGKPYRGINTVSLWAAAYGSGYASGVWGTYRQWQALGAQVRKGEHASLGVLWKEFHAKGDDASDDDDHRRLFAKAFGLFNADQVDGYAPKPGPDLPESERLAAAEAFIAALGIDTVYGSASAYYHIAEDRIHMPDFSAFHDAHGFYATRIHEAAHASGAAHRLDRDFSAKWTRHALAMEEATAELTASFLLADLGIAHEPRPDHAAYIASWLQLLKDEPRAIFTAASKAQAAADWMHAQQP from the coding sequence ATGTCAGCCTCACAACGCTCAGACGTCTATGCTCGCGTCACGCAAGCGATCGTCGACGCCATCGAAGCCGGCACCGGCACCTGGCGCATGCCATGGCATCATTCCGGCGCCGACGTCACCCGCCCGACCAACGTCGCCAGCGGCAAGCCCTATCGCGGCATAAATACGGTCTCGCTCTGGGCGGCCGCCTATGGCAGCGGCTATGCGAGCGGGGTCTGGGGCACCTATCGCCAGTGGCAGGCGCTCGGCGCGCAGGTCCGCAAGGGTGAGCACGCCAGCCTCGGTGTCCTCTGGAAGGAGTTTCACGCGAAGGGCGACGACGCCAGCGACGATGACGACCATCGACGGCTTTTCGCCAAGGCGTTCGGCCTGTTCAACGCCGATCAGGTCGATGGCTATGCGCCCAAACCGGGGCCGGACCTGCCCGAGAGCGAACGCCTCGCCGCCGCCGAAGCCTTCATCGCCGCCCTCGGCATCGATACTGTCTACGGCTCGGCCAGCGCCTATTATCACATCGCCGAAGACCGCATCCACATGCCGGATTTCAGCGCCTTCCACGACGCTCACGGCTTCTATGCCACCCGTATTCACGAGGCCGCTCATGCCAGTGGCGCAGCCCATCGGCTCGACCGGGATTTCAGCGCCAAGTGGACCAGGCACGCGCTCGCGATGGAGGAAGCGACCGCCGAGCTGACCGCCTCGTTCCTGCTCGCCGATCTCGGGATCGCCCACGAGCCGCGGCCCGACCACGCCGCCTATATCGCTTCCTGGCTCCAACTCCTGAAGGATGAGCCGCGGGCGATCTTCACCGCAGCCAGCAAGGCGCAGGCCGCCGCTGACTGGATGCACGCCCAGCAGCCATGA
- a CDS encoding ArsR/SmtB family transcription factor, whose translation MDANAAVASLSALAHPGRLEVFRLLVRAGAEGMASGDIARATGHVPQTLSGNLNILGHAGLVSSRREGRSIIYTADYARMTDLLGFLMEDCCGGAPEICAPLADVVTRAACCQPGAVQ comes from the coding sequence ATGGACGCGAACGCTGCCGTCGCCTCGCTCTCGGCGCTCGCGCATCCGGGCCGCCTCGAGGTCTTTCGCCTGCTGGTCCGCGCCGGCGCCGAGGGCATGGCCTCGGGCGATATCGCGCGCGCGACGGGCCATGTCCCGCAGACGCTCTCGGGCAACCTCAACATCCTCGGCCACGCCGGGCTCGTGTCGTCGCGGCGCGAGGGCCGGTCGATCATCTACACCGCTGATTATGCCCGCATGACCGACCTGCTCGGCTTCCTGATGGAGGATTGCTGCGGCGGCGCCCCGGAGATCTGTGCTCCGCTCGCCGACGTGGTCACCAGGGCCGCCTGCTGCCAACCCGGAGCCGTTCAATGA
- a CDS encoding deazapurine DNA modification protein DpdA family protein, producing MPINVIVGLPHLNDGPILQRARALGRTALISANALSRWSEKRGWREWTGWRLGQLQNARGLSGLCLDSAGFVATARYGGFPWSLSDYVSLAAAYPFQWWASADYCVEAEIARDRDEVFDRLSRTIRANRDCRILGEDAGIADRLMPVIQGRRPSDYERCVDALWGSLRPGALIGVGSMCRRDIHGPEGLIAVIDHLDQILPAGVLLHAFGVKGTALPFLLPFAHRVASIDSQAYGVGARRAALKAGISKTDRVVADYMEQWLAGQYHRLTERPRRLPQQRPADADPPPIDPWEAAIAQARTEIRDLIESGDLDHDEMFEPWLEQWAADIFHDQTAER from the coding sequence ATGCCCATCAACGTCATCGTCGGCCTTCCGCACCTGAACGATGGGCCGATCCTTCAGCGGGCACGCGCGCTTGGCCGGACCGCGCTCATCTCGGCGAACGCGCTTTCACGTTGGTCCGAAAAGCGCGGCTGGCGGGAATGGACCGGATGGCGCCTGGGGCAACTCCAGAATGCACGGGGTTTGTCCGGCCTCTGCCTGGACTCCGCAGGCTTCGTCGCGACTGCGCGCTATGGTGGCTTCCCGTGGTCCCTGTCGGACTATGTATCGCTCGCGGCGGCCTATCCATTCCAATGGTGGGCAAGTGCCGATTACTGCGTCGAGGCTGAGATCGCGCGAGATCGCGACGAAGTCTTCGACCGCCTGTCGCGCACCATCCGCGCCAATCGCGACTGCCGCATCCTGGGCGAGGATGCCGGAATAGCCGACAGACTGATGCCTGTGATCCAGGGCCGGCGACCATCCGACTATGAGCGCTGTGTCGATGCGCTCTGGGGTTCGCTCCGCCCCGGCGCATTGATCGGTGTCGGAAGCATGTGCCGGCGCGATATTCACGGACCGGAAGGCCTGATCGCGGTCATCGACCATCTCGATCAGATTCTTCCGGCCGGTGTTCTGCTCCACGCATTCGGCGTCAAGGGCACGGCACTGCCCTTCCTTCTGCCTTTCGCACACCGGGTCGCGTCGATCGACAGCCAGGCCTATGGCGTCGGTGCGCGTCGGGCAGCCCTGAAGGCGGGGATCTCCAAGACCGATCGCGTCGTGGCCGATTACATGGAGCAATGGCTCGCCGGTCAGTACCACCGACTAACCGAGCGGCCGCGCCGCCTTCCGCAGCAACGGCCTGCTGACGCAGATCCTCCGCCGATCGATCCCTGGGAGGCCGCAATCGCGCAGGCCCGTACCGAAATCCGCGATCTCATCGAGTCCGGCGATCTTGATCATGATGAGATGTTCGAGCCGTGGCTCGAGCAATGGGCGGCCGACATCTTCCATGACCAGACGGCGGAGCGGTGA
- the arsB gene encoding ACR3 family arsenite efflux transporter — MSDAAAAAKPAIGTFERYLSLWVAACIVVGIALGYALPGLFARVAAAEIANVNIVVAVLIWLMIVPMLLKIDLGALGSVRRHWKGVGVTLFINWAVKPFSMALLGTFFLGYLFRPWLPEAEIGSYIAGLILLAAAPCTAMVFVWSNLCEGEPNYTLSQVALNDVIMVFAFAPIVALLLGVASITVPWDTLLISVLLYIVVPVIAAQLVRRALLASGGQPALDRLLAALGPVSLIALLTTLVLLFGFQGEAIIAHPLVIALIAVPILIQVYFNAGLAYWLSRRFGVAWCVAAPAALIGASNFFELAVAAAISLFGIGSGAALATVVGVLVEVPVMLSVVALVKKTRPWYERSLPA, encoded by the coding sequence GTGAGCGATGCCGCCGCGGCGGCGAAGCCCGCGATCGGCACCTTCGAACGCTATCTCAGCCTCTGGGTCGCGGCCTGCATCGTCGTCGGCATCGCGCTCGGCTATGCGCTGCCCGGCTTGTTCGCGCGCGTCGCCGCGGCCGAGATCGCGAACGTCAACATCGTCGTCGCGGTGCTGATATGGCTGATGATCGTGCCGATGCTGCTCAAGATCGACCTGGGCGCGCTGGGATCAGTCAGGCGGCACTGGAAGGGCGTCGGTGTCACGCTTTTCATCAACTGGGCGGTGAAGCCCTTCTCGATGGCGCTGCTCGGCACCTTCTTCCTCGGCTATCTGTTCCGCCCCTGGCTGCCCGAGGCCGAGATCGGCTCCTATATTGCCGGCCTCATCCTGCTCGCCGCCGCGCCTTGCACGGCGATGGTGTTCGTCTGGTCCAACCTGTGCGAGGGCGAGCCTAATTACACGCTGAGCCAGGTCGCCTTGAACGACGTCATCATGGTGTTCGCCTTCGCGCCGATCGTCGCGCTGCTGCTCGGGGTCGCGTCGATCACGGTGCCGTGGGACACTTTGCTCATCTCGGTGCTGCTCTACATCGTCGTGCCGGTAATCGCCGCGCAGCTTGTCCGTCGCGCGCTGCTGGCCTCTGGCGGACAGCCGGCGCTCGATCGCCTGCTGGCAGCGCTCGGCCCCGTATCGCTGATCGCGCTGCTCACCACGCTGGTGCTGTTGTTCGGTTTCCAGGGCGAGGCGATCATCGCGCATCCGCTGGTCATCGCGCTCATCGCCGTGCCGATCCTCATCCAGGTCTATTTCAATGCCGGGCTCGCTTATTGGCTGAGCCGCCGCTTCGGCGTCGCCTGGTGCGTCGCCGCGCCCGCCGCGCTGATCGGCGCGTCCAACTTCTTCGAACTCGCCGTCGCCGCGGCGATCAGCCTGTTCGGCATCGGATCGGGCGCGGCGCTCGCCACCGTCGTCGGCGTGCTGGTCGAGGTGCCGGTGATGCTCTCGGTCGTCGCGCTCGTGAAGAAGACGCGGCCCTGGTATGAGCGGTCGTTGCCTGCATAA
- a CDS encoding ArsI/CadI family heavy metal resistance metalloenzyme, with translation MKRIHLHVSVPDLGASIQFYETLFGAAPVVVKDDYAKWMLDDPKVNFAISERARAAGIDHIGIQVDSADELGALAGRLKAAGAETFDQEATTCCYAQSDKSWVRDPAGVRWETFFTFGEATSYGEDEVLPEPAAACCGPADAPAPKQACC, from the coding sequence ATGAAGCGCATCCATCTGCACGTCAGCGTGCCCGATCTCGGCGCGTCGATCCAGTTCTACGAGACGCTGTTCGGCGCCGCGCCCGTCGTCGTGAAGGACGACTACGCCAAGTGGATGCTCGACGATCCCAAGGTCAACTTCGCGATCTCCGAGCGCGCGCGCGCGGCCGGCATCGACCATATCGGCATCCAGGTCGACAGCGCCGATGAGCTCGGCGCGCTCGCCGGTCGCCTCAAGGCCGCCGGGGCGGAGACGTTCGATCAGGAAGCGACCACCTGCTGCTACGCGCAGTCGGACAAGAGCTGGGTCCGCGATCCCGCCGGCGTGCGCTGGGAGACCTTCTTCACCTTCGGTGAGGCGACCAGCTACGGCGAGGACGAGGTGCTGCCCGAGCCCGCCGCGGCCTGCTGCGGCCCCGCCGATGCGCCCGCGCCAAAGCAGGCGTGCTGCTGA
- a CDS encoding integrase — MTMPVHAQAPAFDDRPVLASAPLKEGHTREALSRVGDPSWDLGPAVFRENARRCHVTVHFHVLEHADVQAAMRAYLYARLNADLPGYRTKLPPACIRQAFNRARRFFAFARERLGRLDVSRIDQPLLDAYARHLRDDPARRPVIVGHLLEVVSDLYYYRDHLDSGGLAFEPWAGQAPARVAGYRHVRENRTPRFPEEVIAALLAWSLRYVTIFADDILAARRELARLEVRRDRLAAADAGLPDPDRRQRRRTRLKAYFGRRRREGRGAPIWGTAHNGKLRVDPNTGAVTPPINAHLLHLHVGIDVQAEPGAHLLLTGGEARLIDAVAAELGVEVGGMDTPITIDPDSGRPWRERFDAKTLAHEERMLQAAAYIVCAYLTGMRDCEVQAMRRGCLSIARSEDGLIERHRIRSTIYKRRAAVGEAASWVTIEPVAAAIMVLERLSAGPARASGSDTLWPVLRASAVSKTHLSSEVVRQLNTFRDHLNSAFGTPDEPVIPPGPDGKPWRITTRQFRRTIAWHIANRPFGTIAGMIQYKHASVAAFEGYAGTSASGFRAEVEAQRRLGQIDDLLDYFDRRQGGASLGGPAGPRIARTLDDAAVRQGPLPAMIADRARLRVMLASVARTFHVGPLADCFFDPATALCLKRVTTPDPAGPLTALCEPTRCPNACITARHRPAWERAAADARAHLRERRISDLQRQALQRELDRLSVVIAGIDPPAP, encoded by the coding sequence ATGACCATGCCCGTTCATGCCCAGGCGCCCGCTTTCGACGATCGCCCCGTGCTGGCGAGCGCGCCACTCAAGGAAGGCCATACCCGCGAGGCGCTATCGCGCGTCGGCGACCCGAGCTGGGATCTCGGTCCCGCCGTCTTCCGCGAGAACGCCCGGCGCTGCCACGTCACCGTGCATTTCCACGTGCTCGAACATGCCGATGTGCAGGCGGCGATGCGCGCCTATCTCTACGCCCGCCTCAACGCCGATCTCCCCGGCTATCGGACGAAGTTACCACCCGCCTGTATCCGCCAGGCATTCAACCGTGCCCGCCGGTTCTTCGCCTTCGCCCGCGAGCGGCTCGGACGGCTCGACGTTTCCCGTATCGATCAGCCATTGCTCGATGCCTATGCCCGTCATCTCCGTGACGATCCTGCCCGACGACCCGTCATCGTCGGCCACCTCCTCGAAGTGGTCTCAGATCTCTATTACTATCGCGACCACCTCGATAGCGGAGGCCTTGCATTCGAGCCTTGGGCCGGACAGGCGCCCGCCCGCGTTGCGGGCTACCGCCATGTCCGGGAGAACCGCACGCCGCGCTTCCCGGAAGAGGTCATCGCCGCGCTACTCGCCTGGTCGTTGCGCTACGTCACCATATTCGCGGACGATATCCTCGCCGCCCGCCGCGAGCTTGCGCGGCTCGAAGTGCGCCGGGATCGCCTTGCCGCCGCCGATGCCGGCCTTCCAGACCCTGATCGCCGGCAACGTCGCCGCACCCGCCTGAAGGCCTATTTCGGCCGCCGACGCCGCGAGGGGCGCGGCGCGCCGATCTGGGGCACCGCTCATAACGGCAAGCTGCGCGTCGACCCCAACACCGGCGCAGTGACCCCACCGATCAACGCACATCTCCTGCATCTCCATGTCGGGATCGACGTGCAGGCCGAGCCTGGCGCGCATCTTCTGCTGACAGGCGGTGAAGCGAGGTTGATCGACGCAGTGGCGGCCGAGCTGGGGGTAGAGGTCGGCGGCATGGACACGCCGATCACGATCGATCCTGACAGCGGTCGGCCGTGGCGCGAGCGCTTCGATGCGAAGACTCTCGCACACGAGGAACGGATGCTTCAAGCCGCTGCCTATATCGTGTGCGCCTACCTGACCGGCATGCGCGACTGCGAGGTGCAGGCGATGCGGCGCGGGTGTCTCTCTATCGCGCGCAGCGAGGACGGCCTGATCGAGCGCCATCGCATCCGGTCGACCATCTACAAGCGCCGGGCGGCGGTGGGCGAGGCGGCGAGCTGGGTGACGATCGAGCCGGTCGCCGCCGCGATCATGGTGCTCGAACGCCTGTCGGCAGGGCCGGCGCGCGCCAGCGGCAGCGATACGCTCTGGCCGGTGCTGCGCGCGAGCGCCGTCTCCAAGACGCATCTGTCGAGCGAGGTGGTCCGCCAGCTCAACACCTTCCGCGACCACCTCAACAGCGCCTTCGGCACCCCCGATGAGCCGGTCATCCCGCCCGGACCCGATGGCAAGCCGTGGCGCATCACGACGCGGCAGTTCCGGCGCACGATCGCGTGGCACATCGCCAACCGTCCGTTCGGCACCATCGCCGGCATGATCCAGTACAAGCACGCCTCGGTCGCCGCGTTCGAAGGCTATGCCGGGACCAGCGCATCAGGGTTTCGCGCCGAGGTCGAGGCGCAGCGTCGGCTCGGTCAGATTGACGATCTGCTGGACTATTTCGACCGGCGTCAGGGCGGCGCATCGCTCGGTGGACCGGCGGGACCGCGCATCGCGCGGACGCTCGACGATGCCGCCGTCAGACAAGGGCCTTTGCCCGCCATGATCGCCGATCGCGCCCGCCTGCGCGTCATGCTCGCCAGCGTCGCGCGCACCTTCCATGTCGGCCCGCTCGCGGATTGCTTCTTCGATCCCGCGACCGCGCTCTGCCTCAAGCGCGTGACGACCCCCGATCCGGCAGGGCCGCTCACTGCCCTGTGCGAGCCGACCCGCTGTCCCAACGCCTGCATCACCGCCCGCCACAGGCCGGCCTGGGAACGCGCGGCGGCCGATGCCAGGGCGCACTTACGCGAACGGCGCATCTCCGATCTCCAGCGTCAGGCTCTCCAGCGCGAGCTGGATCGCCTGAGCGTGGTGATTGCCGGGATCGACCCTCCCGCGCCGTAG